In a genomic window of Helianthus annuus cultivar XRQ/B chromosome 10, HanXRQr2.0-SUNRISE, whole genome shotgun sequence:
- the LOC110883012 gene encoding uncharacterized mitochondrial protein AtMg00810-like: MSTTPLLSPLPKSPTEALSNPNWKNAMTDEFRAVIDNKTWELVPKQPGMNIVRSMWIFKHKKKADGTLERYKARLVCDGQSQQVGVDCGETFIPVVKPATIRTVLSLAFSKSWPIHQLDVKNAFLHRNLNETVFMHQPMGFRDPTYPNHVCLLKKSLYGLKQAPRAWYQRFADFVSKMGFKHSQCDHSLFNFNKGHHMAFILLYVDDILLITSSDDLREKFMTRLSKEFVMKDLGPLNYFLGISVTRDSSSLFLSQEKYAGEILERAGLSDCNPAATAVDTQNKLSSNNGTPVDNITEYQSLAGALQYLAFTRLDISYAVQQVCLHMHDPKTIHLNALKRVLRYIKGKISYGLHIQPSSTSSLTAYTDADWGGCPDTRRSTSGYCVYMVDNLLSWSSKRQPTLFRSSAEAEYRGVANVVSEVCWLRNLLLELHHPYNAPP; this comes from the coding sequence ATGTCTACCACTCCTCTCCTCTCTCCTCTACCAAAATCACCCACCGAAGCCCTTTCCAATCCAAACTGGAAAAATGCCATGACCGACGAATTTCGTGCAGTTATTGATAACAAGACTTGGGAATTAGTACCCAAACAGCCCGGTATGAACATTGTTCGTAGCATGtggatttttaaacataaaaagaAAGCGGATGGCACGCTTGAACGATATAAAGCCCGGTTAGTGTGTGACGGTCAATCACAACAAGTTGGTGTTGATTGTGGGGAAACCTTTATCCCCGTAGTCAAACCGGCAACAATTAGAACGGTGTTATCTTTAGCTTTTTCTAAGTCATGGCCTATACATCAACTCGATGTCAAAAATGCTTTTCTACATAGGAACTTAAATGAAACGGTTTTTATGCATCAACCAATGGGCTTTCGTGATCCGACGTATCCCAATCATGTTTGTCTACTCAAAAAGTCTCTTTATGGCCTCAAGCAAGCACCGAGAGCATGGTACCAACGGTTTGCGGATTTTGTTTCAAAGATGGGTTTTAAACATAGCCAATGTGATCATTCCTTATTCAACTTCAACAAAGGTCATCACATGGCATTCATATtattatatgttgatgatattttgTTGATAACATCTTCAGATGACTTAAGGGAAAAATTCATGACTCGGCTTTCTAAAGAATTCGTAATGAAAGATCTTGGGCCACTTAACTACTTCCTTGGTATTTCGGTTACACGGGACTCAAGCTCTCTATTTCTTTCGCAAGAAAAGTATGCAGGAGAAATCCTTGAACGGGCCGGCCTCTCGGATTGCAACCCAGCAGCCACCGCGGTTGACACACAAAACAAATTGAGCAGTAATAATGGGACGCCAGTTGACAATATTACCGAATACCAAAGCCTCGCCGGCGCTTTACAATACCTCGCCTTTACCCGACTGGACATTTCATACGCGGTTCAACAAGTATGTCTCCATATGCATGACCCGAAGACCATCCATTTAAATGCTCTTAAAAGAGTTCTAAGATACATTAAAGGCAAAATCTCATATGGTCTTCACATTCAACCATCCTCAACATCCTCTCTCACAGCTTATACCGATGCCGATTGGGGAGGGTGTCCCGACACAAGGCGTTCAACATCCGGTTATTGTGTATATATGGTTGACAATCTTCTCTCATGGTCCTCCAAACGTCAACCCACTTTGTTCCGCTCAAGTGCCGAGGCGGAGTACCGTGGCGTCGCTAATGTGGTTTCCGAAGTTTGTTGGCTTCGCAATTTACTACTAGAACTTCATCACCCCTACAACGCGCCACCTTAG
- the LOC118482733 gene encoding protein LSD1-like — MKEEKNPNFNESLKNNPNCGGCRTLLMYTCGATSVGCSCCHIVNLAQVANQLAQVNCGNCRTTLTYPYGAPSVKCAIFQYITNVNMSNGRIPVPVRPNGTATSGLMPLVSTVSSCFFP, encoded by the exons ATGAA AGAagaaaaaaaccctaatttcaacgaATCATTGAAGAATAACCCTAATTGTGGAGGTTGTCGCACATTGCTAATGTATACATGTGGCGCTACAAGTGTCGGATGCTCTTGTTGTCATATTGTGAATCTCGCACAAG TTGCCAATCAGCTTGCTCAAGTAAATTGTGGAAATTGCAGAACTACGCTGACATATCCATATGGTGCTCCATCAGTTAAATGTGCAATATTTCAGTATATTACAAATGTTAAT ATGAGCAATGGAAGAATTCCGGTTCCAGTGCGACCAAATGGAACCGCAACATCAGGATTAATGCCCCTTGTTTCTACCGTGAGTTCCTGTTTCTTCCCTTAA